Proteins co-encoded in one Streptomyces sp. NBC_01283 genomic window:
- a CDS encoding sulfatase has product MPSSSPSSSYEKSALSRRAFTGAVGAGAAAAVGLPAAAEARERPFRAAPGRSAKRPNILFILGDDLGWADLSSYGSPHIKTPNLDRLARQGVRFTDAYSGSATCSPTRFSLYTGRFPGRTKGGLAEPIADKSVGLEPTHPTLASLLRDAGYATALIGKWHCGYLPDYSPTRSGWDEFFGNFGGALEYYSKLGLGGEYDLYEGDAEYKDLRYYTRILTERASEYVQRDHGDKPWLLNLNFTTPHWPWIADGDKEESAEIVRRIKAGEKGALWHQDGGSVEKYTEMVQDLDRSVGEVLKALKKSGQERDTLVFFASDNGGERFSYNWPLSGNKASLQEGGIRVPTIVRWPARLDGGQVSHEPVFTPDWTATLLEIGGARPNPAYELDGTSLAPYLLKGEELAERELFWRVRGERALRRGQWKYYRGKGGKDQLFNLAADQREQADRAPDEPKLLAELKAAWEKTDKGLLPYPGA; this is encoded by the coding sequence ATGCCCTCGTCCTCGCCCTCGTCCTCGTACGAAAAGTCCGCTCTGTCCCGACGTGCCTTCACCGGTGCCGTGGGTGCCGGTGCCGCCGCCGCGGTGGGTCTGCCCGCTGCCGCCGAGGCCCGGGAGCGGCCCTTCCGCGCCGCCCCGGGCCGGAGCGCCAAGCGGCCGAACATCCTCTTCATCCTCGGCGACGACCTGGGCTGGGCGGACCTCTCCTCCTACGGGTCGCCGCACATCAAGACCCCGAACCTGGACCGCCTCGCGCGCCAGGGCGTGCGGTTCACCGACGCCTACTCCGGGTCCGCGACCTGCTCGCCGACCCGCTTCAGCCTCTACACGGGGCGCTTCCCCGGGCGTACGAAGGGCGGGCTCGCGGAGCCGATCGCGGACAAGTCCGTCGGCCTCGAACCGACGCATCCGACGCTGGCCTCGCTGCTGCGGGACGCCGGGTACGCGACCGCGCTCATCGGCAAGTGGCACTGCGGTTACCTGCCGGACTACTCGCCGACCCGATCGGGCTGGGACGAGTTCTTCGGGAACTTCGGCGGCGCCCTGGAGTACTACTCCAAGCTCGGGCTCGGCGGTGAGTACGACCTCTACGAGGGCGACGCCGAGTACAAGGACCTGCGCTACTACACGCGCATCCTGACCGAGCGGGCGAGCGAGTACGTCCAGCGGGACCACGGCGACAAGCCGTGGCTGCTCAACCTGAACTTCACCACCCCGCACTGGCCCTGGATAGCGGACGGCGACAAGGAGGAGAGCGCCGAGATCGTACGGCGGATCAAGGCGGGCGAGAAGGGTGCGCTCTGGCATCAGGACGGCGGCTCCGTCGAGAAGTACACGGAGATGGTGCAGGACCTGGACCGGTCGGTCGGTGAGGTTCTGAAGGCCCTGAAGAAGTCCGGGCAGGAGCGGGACACCCTCGTCTTCTTCGCCTCGGACAACGGCGGTGAGCGCTTCTCGTACAACTGGCCCCTGTCGGGCAACAAGGCCTCGCTCCAGGAGGGCGGCATCCGTGTGCCGACCATCGTGCGCTGGCCCGCGCGGCTCGACGGCGGGCAGGTCAGCCACGAGCCCGTGTTCACCCCGGACTGGACGGCGACGCTCCTGGAGATCGGCGGTGCGAGGCCGAACCCCGCGTACGAGCTGGACGGGACCAGCCTCGCGCCCTACCTCCTCAAGGGCGAGGAGCTCGCCGAGCGGGAGCTGTTCTGGCGGGTGCGCGGGGAGCGGGCGCTGCGGCGCGGGCAGTGGAAGTACTACCGGGGCAAGGGCGGCAAGGACCAGCTCTTCAACCTCGCGGCGGATCAGCGCGAGCAGGCCGACCGGGCGCCGGACGAGCCGAAGCTGCTCGCCGAGCTGAAGGCGGCCTGGGAGAAGACGGACAAGGGGCTGCTGCCGTACCCGGGCGCGTGA
- a CDS encoding putative leader peptide: protein MPLQPLGDPSVTLVERRHVDLVRVASAICRSAA from the coding sequence ATGCCCCTGCAACCCCTCGGTGACCCTTCGGTCACCCTTGTGGAGCGCCGCCACGTCGACCTGGTCCGTGTCGCGAGCGCCATCTGTCGCAGCGCTGCCTGA
- the purF gene encoding amidophosphoribosyltransferase gives MPRGDGRLNHDLLPGEKGPQDACGVFGVWAPGEEVAKLTYFGLYALQHRGQESAGIAVSNGSQILVFKDMGLVSQVFDETSLSSLQGHIAVGHARYSTTGASVWENAQPTFRATAHGSIALGHNGNLVNTAQLAELVAALPKENGRATQVAATNDTDLVTALLAGQVDDDGKPLTIEEAATKVLPEVRGAFSLVFMNEHTLYAARDPQGIRPLVLGRLERGWVVASESAALDICGASFVREVEPGEFIAVDENGLRTSRFAEAKPKGCVFEYVYLARPDTDIAGRNVYLSRVEMGRKLAEEAPAEADLVIATPESGTPAAVGYAEASGIPFGVGLVKNAYVGRTFIQPSQTIRQLGIRLKLNPLKEVIKGKRLVVVDDSIVRGNTQRALVKMLREAGAAEIHIRISSPPVKWPCFFGIDFATRAELIANGMTIDEIAKSMGADSLSYISIDGMIEATTIDKPNLCRACFDGVYPMDLPDPELLGKQLLETELAAGPASTAAADAIRRP, from the coding sequence GTGCCACGTGGTGACGGTCGACTCAATCATGATCTGCTCCCCGGCGAGAAAGGCCCCCAGGACGCTTGCGGCGTCTTCGGTGTCTGGGCTCCGGGTGAAGAGGTCGCCAAGCTCACTTACTTCGGGCTGTACGCCCTCCAGCATCGAGGCCAGGAGTCCGCGGGAATCGCGGTCAGCAACGGCTCCCAGATCCTTGTCTTCAAGGACATGGGGCTCGTCTCCCAGGTCTTCGACGAGACTTCCCTCAGCTCGCTCCAGGGTCATATCGCGGTCGGTCACGCCCGCTACTCGACCACCGGAGCCTCCGTCTGGGAGAACGCCCAGCCGACGTTCCGTGCCACCGCGCACGGCTCGATCGCGCTCGGGCACAACGGAAATCTCGTCAACACGGCCCAGCTCGCCGAGCTGGTCGCCGCCCTGCCCAAGGAGAACGGCCGCGCGACCCAGGTCGCGGCGACCAACGACACCGACCTGGTGACGGCTCTCCTCGCCGGCCAGGTGGACGACGACGGCAAGCCCCTCACCATCGAGGAAGCGGCCACCAAGGTCCTCCCGGAGGTCCGGGGCGCCTTCTCCCTCGTCTTCATGAACGAGCACACGCTGTACGCGGCCCGCGACCCGCAGGGCATCCGCCCGCTGGTCCTCGGCCGCCTGGAGCGCGGCTGGGTCGTCGCCTCGGAGTCCGCCGCTCTCGACATCTGCGGCGCCAGCTTCGTCCGCGAGGTCGAGCCCGGCGAGTTCATCGCGGTCGACGAGAACGGACTGCGAACGTCCCGATTCGCTGAAGCGAAGCCCAAGGGCTGTGTCTTCGAATACGTCTATCTGGCGCGTCCCGACACGGACATCGCCGGCCGGAACGTCTACCTCTCGCGCGTCGAGATGGGCCGGAAACTCGCCGAGGAAGCTCCCGCCGAGGCCGACCTCGTCATAGCGACCCCGGAGTCCGGAACGCCCGCCGCGGTCGGTTACGCGGAAGCCTCCGGCATCCCCTTCGGCGTCGGCCTGGTGAAGAACGCCTACGTGGGCCGGACCTTCATCCAGCCCTCGCAGACGATCCGCCAGCTCGGCATCCGTCTCAAGCTGAACCCCCTCAAGGAAGTCATCAAGGGCAAGCGTCTTGTCGTCGTCGACGACTCGATCGTGCGCGGCAACACCCAGCGCGCCCTGGTCAAGATGCTCCGCGAGGCCGGGGCCGCCGAGATCCACATCCGGATCTCGTCCCCGCCCGTGAAGTGGCCCTGCTTCTTCGGCATCGACTTCGCGACCCGCGCGGAGCTCATCGCCAACGGCATGACGATCGACGAGATCGCCAAGTCCATGGGCGCCGACTCCCTCTCGTACATCTCCATCGACGGCATGATCGAGGCCACGACCATCGACAAGCCGAACCTGTGCCGCGCCTGCTTCGACGGCGTGTACCCGATGGACCTCCCCGACCCCGAGCTGCTCGGCAAGCAGCTCCTGGAGACGGAGCTGGCCGCCGGTCCGGCGTCCACGGCAGCGGCCGACGCGATCCGTCGCCCGTAA
- the purM gene encoding phosphoribosylformylglycinamidine cyclo-ligase codes for MPETTGASYASAGVDIEAGDRAVELMKEWVKKTKRPEVLGGIGGFAGLFDASALKRFERPLLASATDGVGTKVDVARQLGVYDTIGHDLVAMVMDDIVVCGAEPLFMTDYICVGKVHPERVAAIVKGIAEGCVLAGCALIGGETAEHPGLLGPDDFDVAGAGTGAVEADRVLGPDRIRKGDAVIAMAASGLHSNGYSLVRHVVFDRAGWSLDRQVEEFGRTLGEELLEPTKIYSLDCLALTRTTDVHAFSHITGGGLAANLGRVIPDGLHAIVDRGTWTPGAVFDVVGKAGQVERLELEKTLNMGVGMMAIVPEESADAALTTLADRGVDAWIAGEITERGDHATGAELIGDYAK; via the coding sequence ATGCCTGAGACCACCGGTGCCAGCTACGCCTCCGCAGGCGTCGACATTGAAGCGGGCGACCGCGCCGTCGAGCTGATGAAGGAGTGGGTGAAGAAGACGAAGCGCCCCGAGGTCCTCGGCGGCATCGGCGGCTTCGCCGGACTCTTCGACGCCTCCGCCCTCAAGCGCTTCGAGCGCCCCCTGCTCGCCTCCGCCACCGACGGCGTCGGCACGAAGGTCGACGTGGCCCGCCAGCTCGGCGTGTACGACACCATCGGGCACGACCTGGTCGCGATGGTCATGGACGACATCGTGGTGTGCGGCGCCGAGCCGCTCTTCATGACCGACTACATCTGCGTCGGCAAGGTCCACCCCGAGCGTGTCGCGGCCATCGTGAAGGGCATCGCCGAGGGCTGCGTCCTCGCCGGCTGCGCCCTCATCGGCGGCGAGACCGCCGAGCACCCGGGTCTCCTCGGCCCCGACGACTTCGACGTCGCGGGCGCCGGTACGGGCGCGGTCGAGGCCGACCGCGTGCTCGGCCCGGATCGCATCCGTAAGGGTGACGCGGTGATCGCCATGGCGGCCTCCGGCCTTCACTCGAACGGGTACTCGCTCGTCCGGCACGTGGTCTTCGACCGCGCGGGCTGGTCCCTGGACCGCCAGGTCGAGGAGTTCGGCCGCACGCTCGGCGAGGAGCTCCTGGAGCCCACCAAGATCTACTCCCTGGACTGCCTGGCGCTCACCCGCACCACGGACGTCCACGCCTTCAGCCACATCACGGGCGGCGGTCTCGCGGCGAACCTGGGCCGGGTCATCCCGGACGGTCTGCACGCGATCGTCGACCGTGGGACGTGGACGCCCGGCGCGGTCTTCGACGTGGTCGGCAAGGCCGGTCAGGTCGAGCGCCTGGAGCTGGAGAAGACGCTGAACATGGGCGTCGGCATGATGGCGATCGTCCCCGAGGAGTCCGCCGACGCGGCCCTCACGACCCTCGCGGACCGCGGTGTGGACGCCTGGATCGCCGGTGAGATCACCGAGCGCGGCGACCACGCGACGGGCGCAGAGCTCATCGGTGACTACGCGAAGTAG
- a CDS encoding DUF3073 domain-containing protein, with the protein MGRGRAKAKQTKVARQLKYSSGGTDLSRLANELGASTSQQPPNGEPFEDDDEEDDPYAQYADVYNDDDDEDSADESGPSSQRRGA; encoded by the coding sequence ATGGGGCGCGGCCGGGCAAAGGCCAAGCAGACGAAGGTCGCCCGCCAGCTGAAGTACAGCAGCGGCGGGACTGACCTCTCGCGCCTGGCCAATGAGCTGGGCGCTTCGACTTCGCAACAGCCGCCGAATGGCGAGCCGTTCGAGGACGACGACGAGGAAGACGACCCGTACGCCCAGTACGCGGACGTGTACAACGACGACGATGACGAGGACTCCGCCGACGAGTCCGGGCCTTCGTCGCAGCGCCGCGGCGCTTGA
- a CDS encoding Glu/Leu/Phe/Val dehydrogenase dimerization domain-containing protein produces the protein MTEADNGVLHTLFHSDQGGHEQVVLCQDRASGLKAVIAIHSTALGPALGGTRFYPYASEEAAVADALNLARGMSYKNAMAGLDHGGGKAVIIGDPEQIKSEELLLAYGRFVASLGGRYVTACDVGTYVADMDVVARECRWTTGRSPENGGAGDSSVLTAFGVFQGMRASAQHLWGDPSLRGRKVGVAGVGKVGHHLVEHLLEDGAEVVITDVREESVTRVTHKHPSVTAVADTEALIRVEGLDVYAPCALGGALNDQSVPVLTAKVVCGAANNQLEHPGVEKDLADRGILYAPDYVVNAGGVIQVADELHGFDFDRCKAKASKIFDTTLAIFARAKEDGIPPAAAADRIAEQRMAEARLR, from the coding sequence GTGACCGAAGCAGACAACGGCGTCCTGCACACCCTGTTCCACTCGGACCAGGGGGGCCATGAGCAAGTAGTGCTCTGCCAGGACCGTGCCAGCGGCCTCAAGGCCGTCATCGCCATCCACTCCACCGCCCTGGGCCCGGCCCTCGGCGGCACCCGCTTCTATCCGTACGCGAGCGAGGAAGCGGCCGTCGCGGACGCGCTGAACCTCGCGCGCGGGATGTCGTACAAGAACGCCATGGCCGGTCTCGACCACGGCGGCGGCAAGGCCGTGATCATCGGCGACCCGGAGCAGATCAAGAGCGAGGAGCTGCTCCTCGCCTACGGCCGCTTCGTGGCCTCGCTCGGCGGCCGCTACGTCACGGCGTGCGACGTCGGCACCTACGTCGCGGACATGGACGTCGTCGCGCGCGAGTGCCGCTGGACGACCGGCCGCTCCCCCGAGAACGGCGGCGCTGGCGACTCCTCCGTGCTCACCGCGTTCGGTGTCTTCCAGGGCATGCGGGCCAGCGCCCAGCACCTGTGGGGCGACCCGTCGCTGCGCGGCCGCAAGGTCGGCGTCGCGGGCGTCGGCAAGGTCGGCCACCACCTCGTCGAGCACCTCCTGGAGGACGGCGCCGAGGTCGTGATCACCGATGTCCGCGAGGAGTCCGTCACCCGGGTCACCCACAAGCACCCCTCCGTGACGGCCGTCGCCGACACCGAGGCGCTGATCCGGGTCGAGGGCCTCGACGTGTACGCCCCCTGCGCGCTGGGCGGCGCCCTGAACGACCAGTCCGTGCCGGTGCTCACCGCCAAGGTGGTCTGCGGCGCCGCCAACAACCAGCTGGAGCACCCCGGTGTGGAGAAGGACCTCGCCGACCGCGGGATCCTCTACGCGCCCGACTACGTGGTGAACGCCGGCGGCGTGATCCAGGTCGCCGACGAACTGCACGGCTTCGACTTCGACCGGTGCAAGGCGAAGGCGTCGAAGATCTTCGACACCACTCTTGCCATATTCGCTCGTGCGAAGGAAGACGGTATTCCGCCGGCCGCGGCGGCCGACAGGATCGCCGAGCAGCGGATGGCGGAGGCCCGCCTCCGCTGA
- the bldC gene encoding developmental transcriptional regulator BldC: MTARTPDAEPLLTPAEVATMFRVDPKTVTRWAKAGKLTSIRTLGGHRRYREAEVRALLAGIPQQRSEA, encoded by the coding sequence ATGACCGCTCGCACCCCTGATGCCGAGCCGCTGCTGACCCCGGCTGAGGTTGCCACGATGTTCCGCGTCGACCCTAAGACGGTGACGCGATGGGCCAAGGCTGGCAAGCTCACGTCGATTCGCACGCTCGGCGGGCATCGCCGTTACCGCGAGGCCGAGGTCCGCGCACTGCTCGCGGGTATCCCGCAGCAGCGCAGCGAGGCCTGA
- a CDS encoding DUF6274 family protein produces the protein MTASAASARHETRALLRAHLSAATSYRHLTRHCPICHRLERLALETSSAASPGAQSGCEGGCEPSEDESPPNA, from the coding sequence ATGACGGCTTCAGCGGCGTCCGCACGACACGAGACCCGCGCTCTCCTGCGCGCCCACCTCTCCGCGGCGACGAGCTATCGCCATCTGACCCGGCACTGCCCGATCTGCCACCGGCTGGAGCGGCTCGCCCTGGAGACCTCCTCCGCCGCCTCTCCGGGCGCCCAGAGCGGCTGTGAGGGCGGCTGCGAGCCGAGCGAGGACGAAAGTCCCCCGAACGCGTGA
- the hrpA gene encoding ATP-dependent RNA helicase HrpA, with translation MSTQPALTLDTLAPRLSELSLRDEHRIGRRLEGARRIRKPEARAAVLAEIEADVDKAAARMAERGSRLPKITYPEQLPVSQKKDDIAEAIRDHQVVIVAGETGSGKTTQIPKICMELGRGVRGMIGHTQPRRIAARTVAERVADELNTPLGEAVGWKVRFTDQVGADTYVKLMTDGILLAEIQTDRELRAYDTIIIDEAHERSLNIDFLLGYLAQLLPRRPDLKVVITSATIDPQRFSRHFGDAPIVEVSGRTYPVEVRYRPLLEEDSEDSDRDQITAITDAVEELQGEGKGDILVFLSGEREIRDTADALNKKNYKFTEVLPLYARLSHAEQHRVFQQHTGRRIVLATNVAETSLTVPGIKYVIDPGTARISRYSHRTKVQRLPIEAISQASANQRKGRCGRTSDGICIRLYSEEDFVARDEFTDAEILRTNLASVILQMTAAGLGDIEKFPFIDPPDHRNIRDGVQLLQELGALDPTQKDPKKRLTQEGRKLAQLPVDPRLARMVLEADKNGCVREVMVIAAALSIQDPRERPAEKQTQADQQHARFKDETSDFLAFLNLWRYIREQQKERGSSSFRRMCKSEYLNFLRIREWQDIYTQLRTVAKQMGIHLNEDDAPEQQVHISLLAGLLSHIGMKDVKESKDSDPKQRGGRGEYLGARNAKFAVFPGSALFKKPPRFIMSAELVETSRLWARVNARIEPEWVEPLAQHLLKRTYSEPHWEKDQAAVMAVEKVTLYGIPLVTDRKVNYGRIDPEVSRDLFIRNALVEGDWRTHHKFFAANRRLLTEVEELEHRARRRDILVDDETLFDFYDQRVPEDVVSGAHFDSWWKKKQREEPELLDFERSMLINERAGDVSKDDYPDSWRQGPLKFKVTYQFEPGADADGVTVHIPLQVLNQVTADGFDWQIPGLREEVVIELIRSLPKPIRRHYVPAPNYAKAFLERAVPLQEPLHVTLARELQRMVGVPVSPDDFDLTRVPDHLKITFRIIDERRRNLAEDKDLEALKLQLRPKARKALSQAAAATAEKTGGSAVERSGLTDWSIGSLSRVFETRRAGQPVKAYPALVDDGSAANTVSVRLFDTEAEQQQAMWKGTRRLILRNIPVNPAKFASDKLTNAQKIALSANPHGSIQALFADCAMAAADKLIGDFGGPAWDEESYRKLYEKVRAEIVDTTVRTVSQVQQVLAAWQACERRLKSTKSPTLLANLADVRAQLDALVGPGFVTATGIRRLADLMRYMTAADRRLQQMPTNVQRDTSRMEKVHEMQDEYAWLLEQLPQGRPVPREVLDIRWMLEELRVSYFAHALGTAYPVSDKRIVKAIDAAAP, from the coding sequence ATGTCTACGCAGCCTGCCCTCACCCTCGACACCCTCGCCCCGCGTCTTTCCGAGCTGTCGCTGCGCGACGAGCACCGGATCGGACGCCGGCTGGAGGGTGCGCGCCGGATCCGCAAGCCCGAGGCCCGAGCCGCCGTCCTCGCCGAAATCGAGGCGGACGTCGACAAGGCCGCGGCGCGGATGGCCGAGCGGGGCAGCCGTCTGCCCAAGATCACGTATCCCGAACAGCTCCCGGTCAGCCAGAAGAAGGACGACATCGCCGAGGCGATCCGCGACCACCAGGTCGTGATCGTCGCGGGCGAGACGGGCTCCGGAAAGACGACGCAGATCCCCAAGATCTGCATGGAGCTCGGCCGTGGCGTCCGCGGCATGATCGGACACACCCAGCCCCGCCGTATCGCGGCCCGCACGGTCGCCGAGCGCGTGGCCGACGAGCTGAACACCCCGCTCGGCGAGGCCGTCGGCTGGAAGGTCCGCTTCACCGACCAGGTGGGCGCCGACACGTACGTGAAGCTGATGACGGACGGCATCCTGCTGGCCGAGATCCAGACGGACCGCGAGCTGCGCGCGTACGACACGATCATCATCGACGAGGCCCACGAGCGGTCCCTGAACATCGATTTCCTGCTGGGCTATCTCGCCCAGCTGCTGCCCAGGCGCCCGGACCTGAAGGTCGTCATCACCTCGGCGACCATCGATCCGCAGCGCTTCTCCCGGCACTTCGGTGACGCCCCGATCGTCGAGGTCAGCGGCCGTACGTATCCCGTCGAGGTCCGCTACCGCCCGCTCCTCGAAGAGGACTCCGAGGACAGCGACCGCGACCAGATCACCGCGATCACCGACGCCGTCGAGGAGCTCCAGGGCGAGGGCAAGGGCGACATCCTCGTCTTCCTCTCCGGGGAGCGCGAGATCCGCGACACGGCGGACGCGCTGAACAAGAAGAACTACAAGTTCACCGAAGTCCTCCCCCTCTACGCACGCCTCTCGCATGCCGAGCAGCACCGTGTATTCCAGCAGCACACAGGCAGACGCATCGTCCTCGCGACGAACGTCGCCGAGACCTCCCTGACCGTCCCGGGCATCAAGTACGTCATCGACCCGGGCACGGCCCGCATCTCCCGCTACAGCCACCGCACGAAGGTGCAGCGGCTGCCCATCGAGGCGATCAGCCAGGCCAGCGCCAACCAGCGCAAGGGCCGCTGCGGCCGTACGTCGGACGGCATCTGCATCCGCCTGTACTCGGAGGAGGACTTCGTCGCCCGCGACGAGTTCACCGACGCGGAGATCCTCCGTACGAACCTGGCGAGCGTCATCCTGCAGATGACCGCCGCCGGTCTCGGCGACATCGAGAAGTTCCCCTTCATCGACCCGCCGGACCACCGCAACATCCGCGACGGCGTACAGCTCCTCCAGGAGCTCGGCGCGCTCGACCCCACGCAGAAGGACCCGAAGAAGCGCCTCACCCAGGAAGGCCGCAAGCTGGCCCAGCTGCCGGTCGACCCGCGCCTGGCCCGCATGGTCCTGGAGGCCGACAAGAACGGCTGCGTACGCGAGGTCATGGTGATCGCCGCCGCGCTCTCCATCCAGGACCCGCGCGAGCGCCCCGCCGAGAAGCAGACGCAGGCGGACCAGCAGCACGCGCGCTTCAAGGACGAGACCTCCGACTTCCTGGCCTTCCTCAACCTGTGGCGGTACATCCGCGAGCAGCAGAAGGAGCGCGGCTCGTCCTCGTTCCGCCGGATGTGCAAGTCGGAGTACCTGAACTTCCTGCGGATCCGCGAGTGGCAGGACATCTACACGCAGCTGCGCACGGTCGCCAAGCAGATGGGCATCCATCTCAACGAGGACGACGCCCCCGAACAGCAGGTGCACATCTCGCTCCTGGCCGGCCTCCTCTCCCACATCGGGATGAAGGACGTGAAGGAGTCCAAGGACAGCGACCCCAAGCAGCGCGGCGGGCGGGGCGAGTACCTGGGCGCGCGCAACGCCAAGTTCGCGGTCTTCCCGGGCTCCGCGCTCTTCAAGAAGCCCCCGCGCTTCATCATGTCGGCCGAGCTCGTCGAGACCTCCCGCCTGTGGGCCCGGGTCAACGCGCGCATCGAGCCGGAGTGGGTCGAGCCGCTCGCCCAGCACCTCCTGAAGCGCACGTACAGCGAGCCGCACTGGGAGAAGGACCAGGCCGCGGTGATGGCGGTCGAGAAGGTCACGCTGTACGGCATCCCGCTCGTCACCGACCGCAAGGTGAACTACGGCCGCATCGACCCCGAGGTCTCCCGCGACCTGTTCATCCGCAACGCGCTCGTCGAGGGCGACTGGCGCACGCACCACAAGTTCTTCGCCGCCAACCGCCGCCTCCTCACCGAGGTGGAGGAGCTGGAGCACCGGGCCAGGCGCCGCGACATCCTCGTCGACGACGAGACGCTCTTCGACTTCTACGACCAGCGGGTGCCCGAGGACGTCGTGTCCGGCGCGCACTTCGACTCCTGGTGGAAGAAGAAACAGCGCGAGGAGCCGGAGCTGCTCGACTTCGAGCGCTCGATGCTGATCAACGAACGCGCCGGTGACGTCTCGAAGGACGACTACCCCGACTCGTGGCGGCAGGGGCCGCTCAAGTTCAAGGTGACGTACCAGTTCGAGCCGGGCGCGGACGCGGACGGCGTCACGGTCCACATCCCGCTCCAGGTCCTGAACCAGGTCACGGCGGACGGCTTCGACTGGCAGATCCCGGGCCTGCGCGAGGAGGTCGTGATCGAGCTGATCCGCTCCCTGCCCAAGCCGATCCGCCGGCACTACGTCCCCGCCCCGAACTACGCGAAGGCGTTCCTGGAGCGGGCCGTGCCCCTCCAGGAGCCGCTGCACGTGACGCTCGCGCGCGAGCTCCAGCGGATGGTCGGCGTCCCCGTCTCACCGGACGACTTCGACCTCACGCGCGTACCGGACCACCTGAAGATCACCTTCCGGATCATCGACGAGCGGCGCAGGAACCTCGCCGAGGACAAGGACCTGGAGGCGCTGAAGCTCCAGCTCCGCCCGAAGGCCCGCAAGGCCCTCTCCCAGGCGGCGGCCGCGACCGCGGAGAAGACGGGCGGCTCGGCGGTCGAGCGCTCCGGCCTCACCGACTGGTCCATCGGCTCCCTCAGCCGCGTCTTCGAGACGCGTCGCGCGGGCCAGCCGGTGAAGGCGTACCCGGCGCTCGTGGACGACGGCTCCGCGGCGAACACAGTCTCCGTACGCCTCTTCGACACCGAGGCCGAGCAGCAGCAGGCGATGTGGAAGGGAACGCGCCGCCTGATTCTGCGCAACATCCCGGTGAATCCGGCCAAGTTCGCCTCGGACAAGCTGACCAACGCCCAGAAGATCGCCCTGTCCGCGAATCCGCACGGCTCCATCCAGGCGCTCTTCGCGGACTGCGCGATGGCGGCGGCGGACAAGCTGATCGGCGATTTCGGCGGTCCCGCCTGGGACGAGGAGTCGTACCGCAAGCTGTACGAGAAGGTGCGCGCGGAGATCGTCGACACCACCGTCCGCACGGTGAGCCAGGTCCAGCAGGTCCTCGCCGCCTGGCAGGCCTGTGAGCGCCGCCTGAAGTCGACGAAGAGCCCGACCCTCCTGGCCAACCTCGCCGACGTCCGGGCGCAGTTGGACGCCCTCGTCGGCCCCGGCTTCGTCACGGCCACCGGCATCCGCCGCCTCGCGGACCTGATGCGCTACATGACGGCCGCCGACCGGCGCCTCCAGCAGATGCCGACGAACGTCCAGCGGGACACCTCGCGCATGGAGAAGGTCCACGAGATGCAGGACGAGTACGCCTGGCTCCTGGAGCAGCTCCCGCAGGGGCGGCCCGTGCCGCGGGAGGTCCTGGACATCCGCTGGATGCTGGAGGAGCTGCGCGTCAGCTACTTCGCGCACGCGCTGGGCACGGCGTACCCCGTCTCGGACAAGCGGATCGTGAAGGCGATCGACGCGGCAGCGCCGTAA
- a CDS encoding DsbA family protein, with translation MPKNNNKKKNIAIGAGVAAAALLLGAASYSATKPDEPSSVTAKEGSSDSPADVSADPQAGVYPELAKLARRDAKDPLAQGRKDAPVVLIEYADFKCGYCGKFARDTEPGLVKKYVDEGTLRIEWRNFPIFGADSESAARGAWAAGQQGKFWQFHEAAYADGSKEKGFGGDRLKELAKQAGVKDIGRFSDDAGSAAAKAAVKKDQEEAYGLGATSTPSFLVNGRPISGAQPDEVFDQAIEQAAAAEGKGASGKGGDK, from the coding sequence ATGCCCAAGAACAACAACAAAAAGAAGAACATCGCCATCGGGGCCGGAGTGGCCGCCGCCGCGCTGCTGCTCGGCGCCGCCTCGTACTCCGCCACCAAGCCCGACGAGCCCTCCTCCGTCACCGCGAAGGAGGGGTCCTCCGACTCCCCCGCCGATGTATCCGCCGACCCGCAGGCCGGGGTCTACCCGGAGCTGGCCAAGCTCGCCCGGCGCGACGCCAAGGACCCCCTTGCCCAGGGGCGCAAGGACGCGCCGGTCGTGCTCATCGAGTACGCCGACTTCAAGTGCGGCTACTGCGGCAAGTTCGCCCGCGACACCGAGCCCGGCCTCGTGAAGAAGTACGTGGACGAAGGCACCCTGCGCATCGAGTGGCGCAACTTCCCGATCTTCGGCGCGGACTCCGAGTCGGCCGCGCGCGGGGCGTGGGCGGCCGGGCAGCAGGGGAAGTTCTGGCAGTTCCATGAGGCCGCGTACGCCGACGGCTCCAAGGAGAAGGGATTCGGGGGCGACCGCCTGAAGGAGCTCGCCAAGCAGGCCGGGGTCAAGGACATCGGCCGCTTCTCGGACGACGCGGGCAGCGCCGCGGCCAAGGCGGCGGTGAAGAAGGATCAGGAGGAGGCGTACGGCCTGGGGGCCACGTCGACCCCGTCCTTCCTGGTCAACGGGCGGCCCATCTCCGGGGCGCAGCCGGACGAGGTCTTCGACCAGGCGATCGAGCAGGCCGCTGCGGCCGAGGGCAAGGGAGCCTCGGGCAAGGGCGGGGACAAGTGA